Proteins from a single region of Aureibacter tunicatorum:
- a CDS encoding 1-aminocyclopropane-1-carboxylate deaminase/D-cysteine desulfhydrase, translating to MQSGVDILSRQLNSPLEKIQDSLLEEKEIELYIKRDDMIHPEISGNKWRKMKYNVIEARQSGFDKILTFGGAYSNHIYAAAASGKAFGLQTIGVIRGEETLPLNPTLNFAKSAGMELKHVSRSEYRNKHTDEFVSKLREEFGDFYLVPEGGSNAFALPGVKELVDEIDVDFDIICAACGTGGTVAGICAGLKTGQKAWGFPALKGGSFIYNEVDRLLKEAKLPSSGNLELFTEFHFGGYAKYKVELIEFINAFKVKHGIPLDPVYTGKMMFGLYENIKKDMLPKGSVVVAVHTGGLQGIDGFNERYGALIE from the coding sequence ATGCAAAGTGGAGTGGATATATTATCAAGACAGTTGAATTCGCCCTTGGAGAAGATTCAGGATAGCTTGTTGGAAGAGAAAGAAATTGAGCTTTATATCAAGCGCGATGATATGATACATCCTGAGATATCAGGCAACAAGTGGAGAAAGATGAAGTACAATGTCATTGAAGCCAGACAAAGCGGGTTTGACAAAATATTGACATTCGGTGGAGCGTATTCCAATCATATTTATGCGGCGGCGGCCTCAGGAAAAGCGTTTGGCTTGCAAACTATTGGAGTGATAAGAGGCGAGGAAACCTTGCCTTTGAATCCTACGCTGAATTTTGCCAAATCGGCTGGAATGGAATTGAAGCACGTAAGCAGGTCAGAATACAGAAATAAGCATACTGACGAGTTTGTAAGCAAATTGCGTGAAGAGTTTGGTGATTTTTATTTGGTGCCGGAAGGTGGGTCGAATGCTTTTGCCTTGCCTGGAGTGAAAGAGTTGGTAGATGAAATTGATGTTGATTTTGATATTATTTGCGCCGCTTGCGGTACAGGAGGAACAGTCGCTGGAATATGCGCTGGACTTAAAACGGGACAAAAGGCTTGGGGCTTTCCGGCTCTCAAGGGAGGAAGCTTTATTTATAATGAGGTTGATAGGCTTTTGAAAGAAGCGAAGTTGCCATCTTCTGGCAATTTGGAATTATTCACTGAGTTTCATTTTGGTGGCTATGCCAAATACAAGGTAGAGTTGATCGAGTTTATCAATGCTTTTAAAGTTAAACATGGGATACCCTTGGACCCTGTTTATACTGGCAAGATGATGTTTGGCTTGTATGAAAATATCAAAAAAGACATGCTTCCAAAAGGAAGCGTAGTGGTAGCAGTGCATACTGGCGGCTTGCAAGGCATTGATGGATTTAATGAAAGGTATGGAGCGTTGATCGAGTAA
- a CDS encoding DEAD/DEAH box helicase — protein sequence MSTKNIDFSKEACEAINLIKNTRENIFITGKAGTGKSTLLSHIRTINNQNIIVLAPTGIAAINVNGDTIHSFFKLKPGYELDEAKNMRIVPQNLHKFQHIDTIIIDEISMVRADLLDAIDTFLQRARKEEKYFGGIRMIFIGDLYQLPPVVEQDDLKYYCQHYQSPYFFSAKLFQDKDLFTPGFQLKTIELNKVYRQSDQTFIDLLNKIRKGSIDEKSLTAINKRYQSAIKPSNEKNYINLVSTNQSALRINHAKLASIKKDEMIFDAVSHGNIGSLRPNDSTIIVKEGAQIMFINNDSSKRWVNGTIGTVIEFITTYDEEARSNIHGLKVKLENNKAVKVFPHTWEISKYIFKNGRFVREAIGHFTQMPLKLAWAVTIHKSQGKTFDNVIIDLGTGSFAHGQTYVALSRCTSLEGILLKRPILPSDIIVDNIIKSYNP from the coding sequence ATGTCAACAAAAAATATTGACTTTTCTAAAGAAGCATGTGAAGCTATCAACTTGATTAAGAATACCCGCGAGAATATATTCATTACAGGAAAAGCTGGCACGGGAAAGTCGACTTTACTTAGCCACATTCGAACTATTAATAACCAAAACATCATAGTGCTTGCCCCTACTGGCATAGCGGCGATTAATGTAAATGGGGATACTATTCATTCATTTTTCAAACTCAAACCCGGCTATGAATTGGATGAAGCAAAAAACATGAGAATAGTTCCTCAAAATTTGCACAAATTTCAACATATTGATACGATAATTATTGATGAAATATCCATGGTCAGAGCTGATTTGCTTGACGCTATTGACACTTTTTTGCAAAGAGCTAGAAAAGAAGAAAAATATTTCGGCGGAATAAGAATGATCTTTATTGGGGATCTATATCAATTGCCGCCTGTCGTAGAACAAGATGATCTCAAATATTATTGCCAACATTATCAATCGCCCTATTTCTTCTCAGCCAAACTCTTTCAGGACAAAGATTTATTCACTCCTGGCTTTCAGCTTAAAACCATAGAGCTCAATAAAGTATACAGACAAAGTGATCAAACTTTCATTGATTTATTGAATAAAATTCGAAAAGGCTCAATAGATGAAAAAAGCCTGACAGCCATCAATAAACGATATCAATCCGCTATCAAGCCATCAAACGAAAAAAACTATATCAATCTCGTCTCTACAAATCAAAGCGCTCTCAGAATCAATCATGCTAAACTAGCATCAATTAAAAAAGACGAAATGATCTTCGATGCAGTGAGTCATGGCAATATTGGCTCTCTTCGTCCCAATGACTCAACTATAATTGTAAAAGAGGGCGCTCAAATCATGTTTATCAACAATGACTCAAGCAAAAGGTGGGTGAATGGCACTATTGGAACCGTTATAGAATTCATCACCACTTATGATGAAGAAGCTCGCTCAAATATACATGGACTCAAAGTCAAATTAGAGAATAACAAAGCAGTAAAAGTATTTCCTCATACATGGGAAATTTCAAAGTACATATTCAAAAACGGACGATTCGTAAGAGAGGCTATTGGACATTTCACCCAGATGCCTTTGAAACTCGCCTGGGCAGTCACCATACACAAAAGTCAAGGAAAAACTTTTGATAATGTCATCATTGATCTGGGAACAGGAAGTTTTGCGCATGGACAAACGTATGTTGCATTGAGCAGATGCACTAGCTTGGAAGGTATTTTGTTGAAACGACCTATTCTGCCATCTGATATCATTGTAGATAACATTATCAAATCTTACAATCCATAA
- a CDS encoding DoxX family protein has protein sequence MKAFNSTFLLRLAVAIILLAHSISGIFNNGINDFGTYYLNEIGFSPFGVPLAWTIKLSHIIAALCLAFERYVKPASIFTILILISGIILVHLKEGWFVVGAGRNGIEFNFLLIIALLTIMYPQGIKSMAIIGIKKGTNNVVP, from the coding sequence ATGAAAGCATTCAATAGCACTTTTTTACTTCGATTAGCTGTGGCAATCATATTATTGGCCCACAGCATTTCAGGAATTTTCAACAACGGCATAAACGATTTTGGGACTTATTATTTAAATGAAATAGGTTTTTCACCATTTGGAGTGCCTTTGGCTTGGACAATTAAGTTGTCGCATATTATTGCCGCTCTTTGCTTGGCTTTTGAAAGATATGTCAAGCCTGCATCAATCTTTACTATTTTGATTCTTATCTCTGGAATTATTTTGGTCCATCTTAAAGAAGGTTGGTTTGTGGTTGGCGCGGGCCGGAATGGAATTGAGTTCAATTTTTTGTTGATTATCGCGCTTCTTACGATTATGTATCCTCAAGGAATTAAGAGCATGGCAATAATAGGCATAAAAAAAGGGACAAATAACGTTGTCCCTTAG
- a CDS encoding nicotinate phosphoribosyltransferase: MNPLLFTDGYKVDHRRQYPENTSLVYSNWTPRKSRMEGIDEVVFFGLQYFIKRYILDEFQANFFNKSEDEVCNKYQRRINAYLGESSVGIEHIRALHRLGYIPIVIKALPEGVSVPMRVPMFTMYNTQPEFFWLTNYFETLISTTVWLPCTSATIAKQFRGLLDSYAVETSSVPEFTDWQGHDFSMRGMAGLEAAQISAAGHLLSFKGTDTIPAIDFLEQYYNADSEKEIIGGSVSATEHSVMCMGTDTGEKDTFVRLIKEIYPKGIVSIVSDTWDLWKVLNEYLPELKEEILSREGKVVIRPDSGDPADIICGNPSAENSTAQKGVIESLWDTFGGTINGKGYKELDPHIGAIYGDSITLERAEDICERLKAKGFASTNVVFGIGSFTYQYNTRDTFGFAMKATYGEINGEGREIFKNPITDDGTKKSAKGLLKVVKENGAYKLVDQVNWDDESTGELKEVFRNGKLLINTSLKEIKKRIFEKKQQKHKPL, translated from the coding sequence ATGAACCCTTTATTATTTACAGACGGATACAAAGTAGATCACAGGAGACAATACCCTGAAAATACCTCATTGGTTTATTCTAATTGGACACCAAGAAAAAGCCGTATGGAAGGCATAGATGAAGTGGTATTTTTTGGACTTCAGTATTTTATCAAAAGATATATACTTGACGAATTTCAAGCTAATTTTTTCAATAAGTCTGAAGACGAAGTTTGCAACAAGTATCAGAGGAGAATAAATGCTTATTTAGGAGAAAGTTCGGTTGGGATAGAACATATCAGAGCACTTCACAGACTTGGATATATACCTATAGTAATCAAAGCGCTACCTGAAGGTGTCAGTGTTCCTATGAGAGTCCCAATGTTTACAATGTACAATACTCAGCCTGAATTCTTTTGGCTGACAAATTATTTCGAGACATTGATATCAACGACTGTTTGGTTACCTTGTACTTCAGCAACTATCGCCAAGCAGTTTAGAGGTTTATTGGATTCATATGCAGTAGAAACGTCATCTGTCCCTGAGTTTACAGACTGGCAAGGACATGATTTTTCGATGAGAGGAATGGCAGGACTTGAAGCAGCTCAAATCAGCGCGGCAGGACACTTGCTTTCATTTAAAGGCACCGACACCATACCAGCTATTGACTTCTTGGAGCAATATTATAATGCTGATAGTGAGAAGGAAATTATCGGAGGCTCTGTATCCGCTACAGAACACTCTGTGATGTGCATGGGAACTGATACAGGAGAGAAAGATACTTTTGTGAGATTGATAAAAGAAATTTATCCGAAAGGAATCGTATCCATAGTCTCCGATACTTGGGATTTATGGAAAGTATTGAATGAATATTTACCAGAGCTTAAAGAAGAAATTCTTTCGAGAGAAGGTAAAGTGGTCATCAGGCCTGACAGTGGAGACCCTGCGGATATAATATGCGGAAACCCTTCAGCCGAAAATTCAACAGCGCAAAAAGGAGTGATTGAATCGCTTTGGGATACTTTCGGTGGAACTATAAATGGAAAAGGTTACAAAGAACTCGATCCACATATTGGGGCAATCTACGGAGACAGCATTACTTTGGAAAGAGCTGAAGATATATGTGAGAGGTTGAAAGCTAAAGGTTTTGCTTCTACCAACGTGGTATTTGGTATTGGCTCATTTACTTATCAGTACAATACTAGAGATACATTCGGTTTTGCGATGAAAGCCACTTATGGAGAAATAAATGGTGAAGGAAGAGAGATTTTCAAAAATCCCATAACGGATGATGGAACCAAAAAATCAGCGAAGGGATTATTGAAAGTTGTTAAAGAGAATGGGGCATATAAGCTTGTAGATCAAGTGAATTGGGACGATGAAAGCACAGGGGAACTTAAGGAAGTCTTTCGAAATGGCAAATTATTAATAAATACTAGTCTTAAAGAAATAAAAAAACGAATATTCGAGAAAAAACAGCAAAAACATAAACCTCTGTAA
- the prs gene encoding ribose-phosphate diphosphokinase has product MILNLDSKFNPTTNQQTIDFESFVFAGGEPHIKIKSDLTDLKSVIISTRIRSFNDIGMLLVAVDALRRAKVNNLELILPYFPGARQDRVASSGEALTAKVYADLINAQNFDTVTIFDAHSDVSPALINNCVNLDNSDFIRTVIEDIDEELTLIAPDSGASKKIHHLAEKLAITDVIECSKSRNPDTRELSEFKVYADDLAGKPCLVVDDICDGGRTFIGIAKALKKKNAGKIYLAVSHGIFSWGFDELNKYFEKIFCTDSFQTLEETNCLKQIPLTF; this is encoded by the coding sequence ATGATACTAAATCTCGATTCAAAATTCAACCCAACTACTAACCAACAAACAATTGATTTCGAATCTTTTGTATTTGCCGGAGGTGAACCACATATCAAAATCAAATCGGATTTGACTGATTTGAAATCTGTAATTATTTCCACACGAATAAGATCATTTAATGACATAGGAATGTTGTTAGTCGCTGTTGATGCGCTAAGAAGAGCGAAAGTCAATAACTTGGAGCTTATTCTTCCATATTTTCCGGGAGCGAGACAAGACAGAGTAGCTTCATCAGGGGAAGCGCTTACCGCTAAGGTTTATGCTGATCTTATAAATGCTCAAAATTTTGATACTGTTACGATATTTGATGCTCATTCGGATGTGAGTCCGGCATTGATCAATAACTGTGTTAATCTTGATAATAGTGATTTTATCAGAACAGTGATTGAAGATATTGATGAAGAATTAACATTAATAGCACCAGACAGCGGAGCATCAAAGAAGATTCATCATTTGGCGGAAAAACTAGCCATAACTGACGTAATCGAATGCTCTAAATCAAGAAATCCTGATACAAGAGAGCTTTCCGAGTTTAAAGTTTATGCGGATGATTTAGCAGGGAAACCTTGCTTGGTAGTTGACGATATTTGCGACGGAGGAAGAACATTTATCGGCATAGCAAAAGCGCTTAAGAAGAAAAATGCCGGTAAAATATATCTAGCTGTCAGTCATGGCATTTTTAGCTGGGGATTTGATGAACTGAATAAATATTTTGAAAAAATATTCTGCACGGATTCATTCCAAACCTTGGAAGAAACAAATTGCCTAAAGCAAATTCCACTTACTTTTTAA
- a CDS encoding NUDIX hydrolase, which translates to MEQNQNIRIAVDAVVFGYKEKQIYILLIKQKFGPFQGKWALPGGFVKDGEGLQDAVLRELKEETGVRTNYLEQLYTFGDQVNRDPRGQVISVAHLGLVNPSKFTLEADTDAETAQWFLLDDIPELAYDHLDILNTGIRRLQSKLHYQPVGFDLLDKEFPFSDLEALYQSILQKKIDRRNFRKKILSFGILHETDKIHQTGSGRPGKLFTFNETKYKELVEQGIHFEIKFA; encoded by the coding sequence ATGGAGCAAAATCAGAACATCAGAATAGCTGTTGATGCTGTTGTATTTGGTTATAAAGAGAAACAGATTTATATATTGCTGATCAAGCAAAAGTTTGGTCCTTTTCAAGGCAAGTGGGCGCTTCCCGGAGGTTTTGTAAAGGATGGAGAAGGCTTGCAGGATGCTGTTCTCAGAGAATTGAAAGAGGAAACAGGAGTGAGGACAAACTATCTCGAACAGCTTTATACTTTTGGTGATCAAGTGAACCGAGACCCAAGAGGACAAGTAATTTCCGTTGCACACCTAGGTCTTGTCAATCCCTCTAAGTTTACGTTGGAAGCTGATACAGACGCAGAAACAGCTCAGTGGTTTTTGCTCGACGACATTCCTGAATTAGCGTATGACCACCTTGATATTTTGAACACAGGCATCAGAAGGCTTCAATCCAAGCTTCACTATCAACCTGTTGGTTTTGACCTATTAGATAAAGAATTTCCTTTTTCGGATTTAGAAGCATTGTATCAATCTATTCTTCAGAAAAAAATCGACAGAAGGAACTTCAGAAAGAAAATTCTAAGTTTTGGAATACTGCATGAAACAGACAAAATTCACCAAACGGGAAGTGGCAGACCAGGAAAGCTATTTACTTTTAATGAAACGAAATACAAAGAACTTGTAGAACAAGGAATTCACTTCGAAATTAAGTTTGCGTAA
- a CDS encoding DUF2339 domain-containing protein, translated as MDKCEKCNNKISENEYPICNQCLNKELSLIKSELGDIKNNYHNRILSLESKIFTLESKLNTKPLETKKSFIVDEVTTKKQVENPLKPEKTPDKKEVIESSVNLPKPIISTPNDEIGNELLEPKEKEPSAFDIFLTEFFHPVYEMKDYVTGFYQEYKQENKLPVFFLTVAGIVVFLSGAGFLFQYSLSNFFGEYASYIKSGLSLIFSSSLIIGGVKLYHKDQKYRDFASSIMGLAIVLNYLLVYYMSSGGEGSAILSSTVAFIMMVVNTILSFGLAIRYETKIISFISLAGGLGMPLILPSDGSSIFFLAYLILLSIASIITAHKIQWKNLIYITFILGGIVFETANIYGDYTQRVLTLLMIEAYAYLFFYIVFWDKGKFKETLEKNDLTLFASNGVMLAGNIFMLFQTSELAIGSIYLLNAIPFIALLVLKWRNLSKSFKFYLILIASACITLSVPFLIHPNLIGLVWMIEGIVLLISGYLFELSKIRREALIILLIGGATILTKLFSTILFGNFMLQLGHSLTLGFSISAVAFLIYKNRKRSTEFELSLMKILVVYTNICFTLIYLFVIHHFFGKWMYPLAQLPVLILIFLGVRYKINAIEVIGLISNILVVGGLSLSFSQVGSYYMGDQTGYGKLSAAFIMLNLWGMKWYYQKLGKDVDGNAFLDFCRDLFFYIIPLAIGKTMYRHLDFEWMGIIMLTSGAVAYVINKFYTKKLLKMQFYVFFIASVVFSGLNHYSIIANLVILSVIYAIENYENKWQGKVNLNYLNKIVIIGWGVNLMGILIVMINLSPEVSFAIGAAYFSAMILLENKVRGISDSKYLLYACGMISILSSIIVMNKDNFVINIVLSIIVITIYYYIRYIQNRLRYKFDDLVIHFFSFVLYTLIVEQVIGSEFMFTPWLTVLLFVHSIIVLFLVDTEIKVNKAMMIVLFLLSFSKLIAFDLKNARMITKIIAFMASGGLMLLGAMAYLKWNKAKEKNRIEENIEENIVDEVEN; from the coding sequence ATGGACAAATGCGAAAAGTGCAATAACAAAATAAGTGAAAATGAATACCCCATTTGCAATCAATGCCTGAATAAAGAACTATCGCTTATCAAATCTGAATTAGGTGATATCAAGAATAATTATCATAATCGAATATTATCTCTTGAAAGTAAGATATTCACGCTTGAATCCAAGCTAAACACTAAGCCCTTGGAGACTAAAAAGTCCTTTATCGTAGATGAAGTGACTACAAAAAAACAGGTGGAAAATCCATTGAAACCTGAAAAAACACCTGATAAGAAGGAAGTGATTGAATCATCAGTAAATCTTCCAAAACCCATTATTTCCACACCAAACGATGAAATAGGCAATGAGCTTTTGGAACCTAAGGAAAAAGAGCCTTCTGCTTTTGATATTTTCTTGACAGAATTTTTTCATCCAGTATATGAAATGAAGGATTATGTCACAGGATTTTACCAAGAATATAAACAGGAAAATAAATTACCTGTATTTTTTCTGACGGTCGCGGGTATAGTGGTCTTTTTATCTGGGGCTGGCTTTTTATTTCAATATTCACTCAGCAATTTCTTTGGAGAATATGCCAGCTATATCAAATCAGGCCTTTCTTTGATTTTTTCTTCTTCATTGATCATAGGAGGGGTCAAGCTCTATCATAAAGATCAAAAATATCGGGATTTCGCATCTTCAATAATGGGTCTGGCAATTGTGCTTAACTACCTATTAGTTTACTATATGTCTTCTGGCGGAGAAGGCTCTGCAATACTTTCTTCAACAGTTGCATTTATTATGATGGTGGTAAATACAATTTTATCATTTGGATTAGCCATACGTTATGAAACTAAGATAATTTCGTTTATCAGTCTTGCCGGAGGACTTGGCATGCCTTTAATATTGCCTTCCGACGGAAGTTCGATTTTCTTTTTAGCATATCTGATATTACTGTCCATTGCATCTATAATAACCGCGCATAAAATCCAATGGAAAAACTTAATCTATATTACTTTCATACTTGGCGGGATTGTCTTTGAAACGGCAAATATTTATGGAGATTACACACAAAGAGTGTTGACATTATTGATGATCGAAGCTTACGCTTATTTATTCTTCTATATAGTGTTTTGGGACAAAGGAAAATTCAAAGAAACTCTTGAGAAGAACGATTTGACTCTTTTTGCGTCTAATGGAGTCATGTTGGCAGGAAATATTTTTATGCTATTCCAAACAAGCGAATTAGCTATTGGAAGCATTTATTTGTTAAATGCAATACCATTCATAGCATTATTAGTGTTGAAGTGGCGAAACCTGTCAAAATCATTTAAATTTTACCTGATATTAATAGCCTCTGCTTGTATTACCTTGTCTGTTCCTTTTCTGATTCATCCAAATCTGATTGGATTGGTATGGATGATTGAGGGAATAGTTTTATTGATATCTGGCTATTTATTCGAACTATCAAAGATCAGAAGAGAAGCTTTAATTATTTTATTAATCGGAGGAGCCACAATTTTAACGAAATTATTCTCCACTATACTGTTCGGCAACTTTATGTTACAATTAGGGCATTCTCTTACACTAGGGTTTTCAATATCAGCAGTAGCTTTTTTAATCTATAAAAATAGGAAGCGTTCAACTGAATTTGAATTATCTCTCATGAAGATATTAGTGGTCTACACAAATATATGTTTTACATTAATCTATCTTTTTGTAATCCATCATTTTTTTGGAAAATGGATGTACCCTTTAGCTCAATTGCCTGTTTTGATTCTAATATTCTTAGGTGTCAGGTATAAAATAAATGCGATTGAGGTAATTGGTTTGATATCTAATATACTTGTTGTTGGAGGTTTGTCACTATCATTCTCACAAGTAGGCAGCTATTACATGGGGGATCAAACTGGGTATGGTAAATTGTCAGCGGCATTTATCATGCTCAATTTATGGGGGATGAAATGGTATTACCAGAAACTAGGAAAAGATGTCGATGGGAATGCTTTCCTAGACTTCTGTAGAGATTTATTCTTTTATATAATTCCTCTGGCTATAGGCAAGACGATGTACAGGCATCTTGATTTTGAGTGGATGGGAATAATAATGTTGACTTCAGGAGCAGTAGCTTACGTTATTAATAAGTTCTACACCAAAAAGCTGCTTAAGATGCAATTTTATGTGTTTTTCATTGCTTCAGTGGTATTTAGTGGTCTTAATCATTATAGCATTATAGCTAATTTGGTCATCTTAAGCGTTATCTATGCAATAGAAAATTATGAAAATAAATGGCAAGGAAAGGTCAATCTAAATTACCTGAATAAGATTGTAATCATTGGATGGGGTGTTAATCTAATGGGAATACTGATTGTAATGATTAATTTATCTCCTGAAGTGTCTTTTGCAATTGGAGCCGCATATTTTTCAGCGATGATATTATTAGAGAATAAAGTCAGAGGAATTTCTGATTCAAAATACTTGCTTTATGCTTGTGGTATGATTTCTATTTTATCCTCAATCATAGTTATGAATAAAGATAACTTCGTCATTAATATAGTGCTTTCGATCATAGTGATTACTATATATTATTACATAAGATATATTCAAAATAGATTAAGGTACAAATTTGATGATTTAGTCATTCACTTTTTCAGTTTTGTATTATATACTTTAATTGTTGAACAAGTTATAGGAAGTGAATTTATGTTTACTCCTTGGCTTACTGTTTTATTATTTGTTCATAGCATTATAGTTCTTTTCTTGGTTGATACTGAGATCAAAGTAAATAAGGCAATGATGATTGTTTTGTTTTTACTGTCATTTTCCAAACTAATTGCTTTTGACCTTAAAAATGCCAGAATGATCACCAAGATTATTGCATTTATGGCATCAGGAGGACTCATGCTATTGGGAGCTATGGCTTACTTAAAATGGAACAAGGCTAAAGAAAAAAATCGAATTGAAGAGAATATAGAAGAAAACATTGTGGATGAAGTAGAAAATTAA
- a CDS encoding M20 family metallopeptidase: protein MNLKEKIKELAEESFEQIRSDRRHLHQNPELSFKEYKTADFIEEKLKNLGLNPVRKAETGLVAVIEGKNPEKNIIALRGDIDALPIKEQNDVSYKSSVEGVMHACGHDVHTASLLGAAKILTRVKDEFEGTIKLIFQPGEESLPGGASLMIKDGALENPKPEAIFGQHVMPLLPVGTVGFRKGMYMASADEIRLRVKGKGGHGAMPEMNVDPVLIASHIIVAMQQIVSRNCDPKVPSVLSFGKVIADGATNVIPEEVYVEGTFRTLNEEWRFDAHKKIKKIAEGIAESMGGSCEVDLQVGYPFLKNDEELTSRAEEWAVEYMGRENVKELDVWMAAEDFAYYSQEMKACFYRLGIRNEEKGITSSVHTPTFDIDEEALKTGAGLLAWLAVKELGN from the coding sequence ATGAATCTCAAAGAAAAGATCAAAGAATTAGCGGAGGAGTCATTCGAACAGATTCGCTCTGACAGAAGACATTTGCACCAAAACCCTGAGTTGTCATTCAAAGAATACAAAACAGCGGACTTCATAGAAGAAAAACTGAAAAACTTGGGGTTGAACCCTGTTCGCAAGGCGGAGACAGGCTTGGTAGCTGTGATAGAAGGAAAGAATCCAGAGAAGAATATTATAGCTTTGAGAGGTGATATAGACGCATTGCCAATCAAAGAGCAAAATGATGTTAGCTATAAATCATCCGTTGAAGGCGTAATGCACGCTTGTGGGCATGATGTTCATACAGCTTCATTATTGGGAGCGGCTAAAATCCTTACTCGGGTCAAAGATGAATTCGAAGGAACTATTAAACTGATCTTCCAACCCGGAGAAGAATCTCTTCCTGGTGGAGCATCATTGATGATCAAGGACGGAGCTTTGGAAAACCCCAAGCCTGAAGCGATATTCGGCCAGCATGTAATGCCTTTGCTTCCTGTGGGAACTGTAGGATTTAGAAAAGGAATGTATATGGCTTCCGCTGACGAAATCAGACTTCGAGTTAAAGGCAAAGGAGGGCATGGCGCTATGCCCGAGATGAATGTGGACCCGGTATTAATCGCTTCTCATATCATCGTTGCGATGCAACAGATTGTAAGCCGTAATTGCGATCCAAAGGTTCCATCTGTATTGTCTTTTGGAAAGGTAATAGCTGACGGAGCGACAAATGTAATCCCTGAAGAAGTATATGTAGAGGGCACATTCAGGACGCTAAACGAAGAGTGGAGATTTGATGCTCATAAGAAGATCAAAAAGATCGCTGAAGGAATAGCCGAAAGCATGGGAGGTTCTTGTGAAGTTGATTTGCAGGTTGGATACCCATTCTTGAAAAACGATGAAGAGCTAACTTCCAGAGCTGAAGAATGGGCTGTGGAATATATGGGCAGAGAAAACGTCAAAGAGCTTGATGTTTGGATGGCGGCGGAAGATTTTGCTTATTATTCTCAAGAGATGAAAGCTTGCTTTTACAGGCTTGGAATCCGCAATGAGGAAAAAGGAATCACTTCTTCGGTTCATACACCAACCTTCGATATAGACGAAGAAGCTCTAAAGACAGGAGCTGGCTTATTGGCATGGCTGGCAGTGAAGGAGCTAGGAAACTAA
- a CDS encoding SPOR domain-containing protein has translation MKNIKFPFILLCIVLAYSCSPKVAPVQQNYSENLDAYIPDYSKEIKAPKVNAPASTPNTVKTGAPINDINSELQGQIDHFAKSNQSKGSTYYTIQIYSGGSRTEANEIREQIYEFFPSAKPYLQWKQPNYRVKVGKFYNRLEANPLLLEIKKHYHSAILVPEVIKTEVEESEEEKNTENEESNNY, from the coding sequence ATGAAAAATATCAAATTCCCATTTATCTTGCTTTGCATTGTTCTCGCTTACTCTTGTTCGCCCAAAGTAGCTCCTGTGCAGCAGAACTATAGTGAAAATCTAGACGCGTATATTCCTGATTATTCCAAGGAAATCAAAGCTCCAAAGGTGAATGCACCAGCTTCGACACCCAATACAGTTAAAACCGGAGCGCCAATCAACGATATCAATAGCGAGCTGCAAGGACAAATCGATCACTTTGCGAAGTCCAACCAATCAAAGGGAAGCACCTATTATACTATACAAATCTACTCGGGAGGAAGCAGAACTGAGGCCAACGAAATCAGAGAACAGATTTACGAGTTTTTCCCTTCCGCAAAACCTTATCTTCAGTGGAAGCAACCTAACTACAGAGTTAAAGTAGGAAAATTCTACAACAGATTGGAAGCTAATCCATTGTTGCTGGAAATAAAAAAACACTACCATAGCGCGATATTGGTTCCTGAAGTGATCAAAACAGAAGTAGAAGAAAGCGAAGAAGAGAAAAACACTGAAAACGAAGAGTCTAATAACTATTAG